One Fusobacterium russii ATCC 25533 genomic region harbors:
- a CDS encoding LptF/LptG family permease: MIKRMDLYISKYFLKYFFMSSFSFLAIFLLAQMFKIIKYINEGRLIGKNIFIYILNLVPKIFIDIAPLSILLAGLITVSIMASNLEIISLKTSGIRFFRIVAAPLFISFFVSIFVFFIYNSVYTKSLSTINLLRGRNTEDTIALPSEKKNAFYRKIDGNYLYFMKEINREKGEAKNIELLIYDGQISNLKKVIIAKSALYDKEKGVWNFYETNIYDVDKKEETFLKEYSDEKINDKPDNFIRPSGIDPRMQSIKELKKSIKDQKSIGEDTKIYLVELAKRYSFPFASFIVAFIGLSVGSKYVRGGKSTLNLVICIVVGYGYYIVSGAFEAMSLNGILNPFLSSWGTNILYLIIGLFFMNKAEY, translated from the coding sequence ATGATAAAAAGAATGGATCTCTATATAAGTAAATACTTTTTAAAATATTTTTTTATGAGTAGCTTTTCTTTTTTAGCTATATTTTTATTAGCACAGATGTTCAAAATTATAAAATATATAAATGAGGGAAGATTAATAGGTAAAAATATATTTATATATATATTAAATTTAGTGCCTAAAATTTTTATTGATATAGCTCCTCTTTCAATATTATTAGCTGGATTAATTACAGTAAGTATAATGGCAAGTAATTTGGAGATAATTTCTCTAAAAACATCTGGAATTAGATTTTTTAGGATAGTTGCTGCACCACTTTTTATTTCATTTTTTGTATCAATATTTGTATTTTTTATATATAATTCAGTCTATACAAAGTCTTTGTCTACTATAAATTTATTAAGAGGCAGAAACACTGAAGATACTATTGCACTTCCAAGTGAGAAAAAAAATGCCTTTTATAGAAAGATTGATGGGAATTATTTATATTTTATGAAAGAAATAAATCGTGAAAAAGGAGAAGCTAAAAATATAGAGTTACTTATTTATGATGGACAAATTTCTAATTTAAAAAAAGTTATAATAGCAAAGTCAGCTCTTTATGATAAAGAAAAAGGTGTTTGGAATTTTTATGAAACTAATATATATGATGTAGATAAAAAAGAAGAAACTTTTCTAAAAGAATATAGTGATGAAAAAATAAATGATAAACCGGATAATTTTATAAGACCTAGTGGCATAGACCCCAGAATGCAAAGTATAAAGGAATTAAAAAAATCAATAAAAGATCAGAAAAGTATAGGAGAAGACACTAAAATTTATTTAGTCGAGCTTGCAAAAAGATACTCCTTCCCTTTTGCCAGTTTTATTGTTGCTTTTATTGGTTTATCAGTGGGGAGTAAATATGTAAGAGGTGGTAAATCTACTCTAAATCTTGTTATTTGTATAGTAGTTGGCTATGGCTATTATATAGTATCAGGTGCTTTTGAAGCAATGAGTTTAAATGGTATTTTAAATCCATTTTTATCAAGTTGGGGGACAAATATACTTTATTTAATAATAGGCTTGTTTTTCATGAATAAGGCAGAATATTAG
- a CDS encoding M16 family metallopeptidase, with product MENGVTLITETVSGMATFSLGFFIKTGAINEKPNESGISHFIEHLMFKGTKERTAKEISEFVDFEGGMINAFTSRDTTCYYIKLMASKLDTGIEILTDMLLNSTFDEENIEKERNVIIEEIRMYEDIPEEVVHEKNIEFALSGIHSNSISGTIENIKKIDRKAILNYLREQYVPENLVIVAVGAFDRDYLYDKLNEKLKVMKSERNKRELDFSYKINSGENIIKKDSSQVHLCFTTRAVSNNDKMRYAAAIISNILGEGMSSRLFQKIREERGLAYSVYSYLTRFKNCGLLTVYVGTTKEDYKTVIELIREEFKNLSEDGISERELRKAKNKYESAITFSLESMGSRMNRLASSYINHGRIISLEEIKHEIETVTLDDIKNAAKFIFNENFYSQTIVGNL from the coding sequence ATGGAGAATGGAGTTACACTCATAACAGAAACAGTTTCTGGGATGGCAACCTTTAGCTTAGGTTTTTTTATAAAAACAGGTGCTATAAATGAAAAACCCAATGAAAGCGGAATTTCACATTTTATAGAGCATTTAATGTTTAAAGGTACTAAAGAGCGAACAGCAAAAGAAATATCTGAATTTGTAGATTTTGAAGGGGGGATGATAAATGCATTTACTTCAAGGGATACAACATGTTACTATATAAAATTAATGGCATCAAAGCTGGATACAGGCATAGAAATCTTGACTGACATGCTTTTAAACTCAACATTTGATGAAGAAAATATTGAAAAAGAAAGAAATGTAATTATTGAAGAAATAAGAATGTATGAAGATATACCGGAAGAAGTTGTACATGAAAAAAATATAGAATTTGCTTTAAGCGGTATACATTCCAATTCAATATCTGGAACTATTGAAAATATTAAAAAAATTGATAGAAAAGCTATATTAAATTATCTAAGAGAACAATATGTTCCGGAAAATTTAGTCATAGTTGCTGTAGGGGCTTTCGATAGAGATTACCTATATGATAAATTAAATGAAAAATTGAAAGTTATGAAAAGTGAAAGAAATAAAAGAGAATTGGATTTTTCATATAAGATTAATTCCGGTGAAAATATAATAAAAAAAGATTCCAGTCAAGTCCATCTTTGTTTTACTACAAGAGCTGTTTCAAATAATGATAAGATGAGATATGCAGCTGCCATTATTTCAAATATTTTAGGTGAGGGAATGAGTTCAAGACTTTTTCAAAAAATAAGAGAAGAAAGAGGACTGGCTTATTCAGTATATTCATACTTGACTAGATTTAAAAACTGTGGCTTACTCACAGTTTATGTGGGGACAACGAAAGAGGATTATAAAACAGTTATAGAGCTTATAAGAGAGGAATTTAAAAATTTAAGTGAAGATGGTATAAGTGAAAGAGAACTTAGAAAGGCAAAAAATAAGTATGAAAGTGCTATCACATTCAGCTTGGAAAGTATGGGATCAAGAATGAATAGACTTGCTTCTTCCTATATAAATCATGGAAGAATAATAAGCTTAGAAGAAATAAAGCATGAAATAGAAACTGTTACTTTAGATGATATAAAAAATGCGGCAAAATTTATTTTTAATGAAAATTTTTATTCACAAACTATTGTAGGAAATTTATAA
- the dut gene encoding dUTP diphosphatase, with the protein MEKVKIKIVKEKNVILPEYETIGSAGVDVRANIKEAISLNSLERVLIPTGIKMAIPLGYEVQVRPRSGLAIKHGITMLNSPGTIDSDYRGEIKIIVVNLSKDTYVIQPNERIAQLVLNKVEQMEFVEVEVLDETERGEGGFGHTGK; encoded by the coding sequence ATGGAAAAAGTAAAAATAAAAATAGTAAAAGAAAAGAATGTTATTTTACCTGAATATGAAACAATAGGTTCCGCTGGTGTAGATGTAAGAGCAAATATAAAAGAAGCTATATCATTGAATTCTTTAGAAAGAGTTCTGATTCCAACTGGTATTAAAATGGCAATTCCTCTTGGCTATGAAGTACAGGTAAGACCTAGAAGCGGACTTGCCATTAAGCACGGAATAACAATGCTTAACTCACCGGGAACGATTGATAGTGATTACAGAGGGGAAATCAAAATTATAGTTGTAAATCTTAGTAAAGATACTTATGTAATACAACCAAATGAAAGGATTGCCCAACTGGTTTTAAATAAAGTTGAGCAGATGGAATTTGTAGAGGTTGAAGTTTTAGATGAAACAGAACGTGGTGAAGGTGGATTTGGACATACAGGCAAGTAA
- the rodA gene encoding rod shape-determining protein RodA gives MSSGFFKNLFKKISKINILLLTNVFLIFILSLTTIYSATLSKSSSFYKKEIVWFVIAFIVFLAVSFIDYKKYSKYSSYIYIFNLILLISVLVVGTEKLGAKRWIDLGPITIQPSEFAKLFLILTFASFLVNNYSEKYMGFKAMFISFLHIFPIFFLILIEPDLGTSLVIILVYGVLLFLNKLDWKCILSVFLSIFIFLPFAYKFLLKEYQRNRVNTFLNPENDALGTGWNITQSKIAIGSGQMYGKGFMNNTQGKLRFLPESHTDFIGSVFLEERGFIGGSILILLYLFLLAQIIYIADTTEDQFGKLICYGIATIFFFHVFVNLGMIMGIMPVTGLPLLLMSYGGSSLVFSFLMLGVVQSVKIHRGMK, from the coding sequence ATGAGCAGTGGTTTTTTTAAAAATCTTTTTAAAAAGATATCTAAAATAAATATTTTACTATTAACAAATGTATTTTTAATTTTTATTTTGAGTTTAACAACCATATATAGTGCTACATTATCCAAAAGTTCTTCATTTTACAAAAAAGAAATAGTTTGGTTTGTTATAGCATTTATAGTATTTCTTGCCGTTTCTTTTATAGACTATAAAAAATATTCAAAATATTCATCATATATCTACATCTTTAATTTAATTTTGCTTATATCCGTTTTAGTTGTGGGAACAGAAAAATTAGGAGCGAAAAGATGGATAGATTTAGGTCCCATAACGATACAGCCATCAGAATTTGCAAAACTTTTTTTGATTTTAACTTTTGCAAGTTTTTTAGTTAATAATTATTCAGAAAAATATATGGGCTTTAAAGCTATGTTTATTTCATTTTTGCATATCTTCCCAATTTTCTTTTTAATATTGATTGAACCTGATTTAGGAACTTCTTTAGTAATAATTTTAGTCTATGGAGTGCTTTTATTTTTGAATAAACTGGATTGGAAATGTATTTTATCTGTTTTTCTTTCAATATTTATATTTCTACCATTTGCATATAAATTTTTATTAAAAGAATATCAAAGAAATAGAGTCAATACCTTTTTAAATCCAGAAAATGATGCACTTGGAACAGGATGGAATATAACTCAATCAAAAATTGCTATAGGTTCAGGTCAAATGTATGGCAAGGGCTTCATGAATAACACTCAAGGAAAACTAAGATTTTTACCTGAATCACATACAGACTTTATTGGTTCAGTTTTTTTGGAAGAAAGAGGATTTATTGGAGGAAGTATCTTGATATTACTTTACCTTTTTCTTTTAGCTCAAATAATTTATATTGCAGACACAACTGAAGATCAATTTGGGAAACTAATATGCTATGGAATTGCAACTATTTTCTTTTTTCATGTATTTGTAAATTTGGGAATGATAATGGGGATAATGCCTGTAACCGGTTTACCATTACTTCTTATGAGTTATGGTGGAAGCTCCCTAGTCTTTTCTTTTTTAATGCTTGGAGTTGTACAGAGTGTAAAAATACATAGAGGTATGAAATGA
- a CDS encoding RluA family pseudouridine synthase, whose translation MIEYIIDEEYSGVRVDRYLRKVLKDIKLSELYKMIRKGQIKINKKKIKQDSRLNSGDIIQIYSKINFEYEEKEEAFVSLTEDRKRKLKEIIVFENEEIFVINKEAGDIVHKGSGHDLSLLEEYRAYFKNNKVNFVNRIDKDTSGLVIAAKNIKTARKFAEYIRDNKIEKKYIILVHGYIEEEDFKIESFLKKEGENVVSSEVDKEGYKKSITYFKKIASSKNHTILEADLKTGRTHQLRVQLSEINHPIVGDKKYGLNDGEKRMYLFSYYLNISLENIFIKLDIPKTFKDKLNN comes from the coding sequence ATGATAGAATATATTATTGATGAAGAATATTCTGGAGTGAGAGTAGATAGGTATTTAAGGAAAGTTTTAAAGGATATTAAACTGTCTGAATTATATAAAATGATAAGAAAAGGGCAAATAAAAATAAATAAAAAAAAAATTAAACAGGATAGTCGATTAAATTCAGGAGATATTATACAAATATATTCAAAAATAAATTTTGAATATGAAGAAAAAGAAGAAGCTTTTGTTAGTCTTACAGAAGATAGAAAAAGAAAATTAAAAGAAATTATAGTCTTTGAGAACGAAGAAATATTTGTTATAAATAAAGAGGCTGGAGATATAGTCCATAAAGGAAGTGGGCATGATTTAAGTTTACTTGAGGAATACAGAGCATATTTTAAGAATAATAAAGTTAACTTTGTAAATAGAATAGATAAAGATACATCAGGTCTTGTAATAGCAGCTAAAAATATAAAAACTGCCAGAAAATTTGCAGAATATATAAGAGATAATAAAATTGAAAAAAAATATATTATTTTAGTTCATGGCTATATTGAAGAAGAGGACTTTAAAATAGAATCTTTTTTAAAAAAAGAAGGAGAAAATGTTGTTTCTTCAGAAGTGGATAAAGAGGGATATAAGAAATCTATAACATACTTTAAAAAAATTGCTTCATCTAAGAATCATACAATTCTGGAAGCTGACTTAAAAACTGGAAGGACGCATCAGTTGAGAGTCCAATTATCAGAAATAAATCATCCCATAGTTGGAGATAAAAAATATGGTTTAAATGATGGAGAGAAAAGAATGTATTTATTTTCTTATTATTTAAATATTTCATTAGAAAATATATTTATAAAATTAGATATACCAAAAACTTTTAAAGATAAACTTAATAATTGA
- a CDS encoding NCS2 family permease translates to MGFLDRYFKISERNSTISTEVMGGITTFLAMSYIIIVNPSILSITGMDKGALITVTILSTVFGTLISGLYANVPIALAPGMGLNAFFTFTLVLEKGISWQVALGMVFISGVFFLILSIGGIREKIADAIPYDLKLAVGGGIGLFIAFIGFKAMGLIVPNPATFVSMGTFSKTLCISIAGLFVVVIMEIKKMKGGILLGIIFTTVLAIIFGEVELPKEIISRPPSIAPIAFKLDIKGALQITLLGPIFSFMFVDLFDSLGTLISCAKEMNMVDENGKVKDLGKMLYTDVASTIVGATLGTSTVTSFVESAAGIGAGARTGLSSVITSLGFLSALFLAPLISIVPAYATAPALIIVGVYMFKQLVGLNFSDLKILFPAFVIVFTMPLTYSISTGLALGFLAYIIIHFVTGDFKKLNLPLLFIGIICLIHTIV, encoded by the coding sequence ATGGGATTTTTGGATAGGTATTTTAAAATCAGTGAAAGAAATAGTACTATTTCGACTGAAGTAATGGGGGGAATTACAACTTTTTTAGCTATGTCATATATTATTATAGTAAATCCTTCAATACTTTCAATTACTGGAATGGATAAAGGAGCTCTAATAACAGTTACAATACTTAGTACTGTGTTTGGAACTTTAATATCAGGTTTATATGCAAATGTGCCGATAGCACTGGCACCGGGAATGGGGCTTAATGCATTTTTTACTTTTACATTGGTATTAGAAAAAGGTATAAGCTGGCAAGTAGCATTAGGTATGGTATTTATATCGGGGGTATTCTTTTTGATTCTATCAATAGGAGGAATTAGAGAAAAAATTGCTGATGCTATACCATACGATTTAAAACTTGCTGTTGGAGGGGGTATTGGACTGTTTATAGCCTTTATAGGTTTTAAAGCTATGGGCTTAATTGTTCCTAATCCAGCAACATTTGTAAGTATGGGGACATTCTCTAAGACATTATGTATTTCTATTGCAGGACTCTTTGTAGTGGTAATAATGGAAATCAAAAAAATGAAAGGTGGAATATTATTAGGGATAATATTTACAACTGTATTAGCAATTATATTTGGGGAAGTTGAGTTGCCTAAAGAAATAATTTCAAGACCGCCTAGTATAGCTCCAATAGCATTTAAATTGGATATAAAAGGAGCTTTACAAATTACACTATTAGGACCTATTTTTTCATTTATGTTTGTTGATTTATTTGATTCATTAGGTACTTTAATTAGCTGTGCAAAAGAAATGAATATGGTAGATGAAAATGGCAAGGTAAAAGATTTAGGGAAAATGTTATATACAGATGTGGCTTCTACAATAGTTGGAGCAACATTAGGAACAAGTACTGTAACATCATTTGTTGAATCAGCAGCTGGTATAGGTGCGGGTGCTAGAACAGGTCTTTCTTCAGTGATAACATCATTGGGCTTTTTATCTGCTTTATTTTTGGCACCATTAATTTCAATTGTTCCTGCTTATGCGACAGCTCCTGCATTAATAATAGTCGGTGTATATATGTTTAAACAATTAGTAGGTTTAAATTTTTCAGATTTGAAAATATTATTCCCAGCTTTTGTAATAGTCTTTACTATGCCTTTGACATATAGTATAAGTACAGGACTGGCACTTGGATTCTTAGCATATATCATAATACATTTTGTGACTGGTGATTTTAAAAAATTAAATTTACCACTTTTGTTTATAGGAATTATTTGTCTAATACATACAATAGTTTAA
- a CDS encoding HU family DNA-binding protein: MTKKEFVAAFAEKGGLKLKESERLVNAFLETVEGALLAGNGVRFIGFGSWEVKKREAREVMNPQTKKKIKVKAKKVVKFKVGKTLADKVAKMK; this comes from the coding sequence ATGACAAAAAAAGAATTTGTTGCTGCATTTGCAGAAAAAGGTGGATTAAAATTAAAAGAATCTGAAAGACTAGTAAATGCTTTTTTAGAAACTGTTGAAGGTGCTTTACTTGCAGGTAATGGAGTAAGATTTATAGGATTTGGATCTTGGGAAGTAAAAAAAAGAGAAGCTAGAGAAGTTATGAATCCTCAAACTAAGAAAAAAATTAAAGTTAAAGCTAAAAAAGTTGTTAAATTTAAAGTTGGAAAAACTTTAGCTGACAAAGTTGCAAAAATGAAATAA
- a CDS encoding MATE family efflux transporter, producing the protein MLSKDKNQIVQGLLWKSFIFYFLPILMSNLIQQSYSIVDAIIIGNFAGKEALAAIDAPLSYIRLLISTFIALSSGGGIIISQAFGRKDWLGIKNSISVLLNLSLFGGIILTGIGIIFAPKFLNIMLVPEDIFNLSLVYLRVYFSGTVFVFLFNIISAILQAMGDSKNPFIYLTLSSILNIFLDIIFVAYFKMGTMGAALATVVSQGIATILIFYRLKKYKEFFLFKIFNYKKDKGYLIQIFMLGFPMAIQAVIFSIANMFMQREINSFGTLAIAGWSICGKADFLIWNTAESLGISVTTFVAQNFGANKIKRVKKSVLYAFLLGSILFVIFSSILYFYIASIAALFTHDKDAIDMTIFLMRIIAPFYIFYMFSEIFGGAVRGMGNTFYPMLCSLIGICIFRLSWIFFILPGNKELGMVIYAYPWSWIIIAFLHFISYIYYYKSKKINFNS; encoded by the coding sequence ATGTTATCTAAGGATAAAAATCAAATAGTACAGGGACTTCTTTGGAAGAGTTTCATTTTTTATTTTCTTCCAATTTTAATGAGTAACTTAATACAACAGTCATATAGCATAGTTGATGCAATTATTATTGGGAATTTTGCAGGAAAGGAAGCTCTTGCAGCAATTGATGCACCTCTTTCATATATAAGGCTTTTAATAAGTACTTTTATTGCACTTTCATCAGGTGGAGGAATAATAATATCCCAAGCATTTGGAAGAAAAGATTGGTTAGGAATAAAAAACAGTATTTCAGTTTTATTAAATTTATCTCTATTTGGAGGTATTATATTGACAGGAATAGGAATAATATTTGCACCAAAATTTCTAAATATAATGCTTGTTCCGGAAGATATATTCAATTTGAGTCTTGTCTATTTGAGAGTTTATTTTTCAGGGACTGTATTTGTATTTTTATTCAATATTATTTCAGCTATACTTCAAGCAATGGGAGATTCTAAAAATCCTTTTATCTATTTAACTTTAAGTTCCATACTAAATATATTTTTAGATATAATTTTTGTAGCATATTTTAAAATGGGAACAATGGGAGCAGCTTTAGCAACAGTTGTGAGTCAAGGAATTGCTACAATTCTAATTTTTTATAGGCTAAAAAAATATAAGGAATTCTTTCTTTTTAAAATTTTTAATTATAAAAAAGATAAAGGATATCTTATACAAATTTTTATGCTAGGCTTTCCGATGGCAATACAAGCTGTTATATTTTCAATAGCAAATATGTTTATGCAAAGAGAAATAAATAGTTTTGGAACTTTAGCTATTGCAGGCTGGTCTATATGTGGAAAAGCTGATTTCCTAATTTGGAATACAGCAGAAAGCTTAGGAATTTCTGTTACAACATTTGTGGCACAGAATTTCGGTGCTAATAAGATAAAAAGAGTTAAGAAAAGTGTTTTATATGCTTTTTTATTAGGTAGTATTCTCTTCGTAATTTTTAGTTCTATTTTATATTTTTATATAGCTTCTATAGCAGCTTTATTTACTCATGATAAAGATGCCATAGATATGACGATTTTTTTAATGAGAATAATTGCTCCATTTTATATTTTTTATATGTTTTCTGAAATATTTGGCGGAGCAGTTAGAGGAATGGGAAATACTTTCTATCCTATGTTATGCTCACTTATTGGAATTTGTATATTTAGATTGAGTTGGATATTTTTTATTCTTCCCGGTAACAAAGAATTAGGAATGGTTATATATGCATATCCTTGGTCATGGATTATAATTGCGTTTTTACATTTTATTTCTTATATTTACTATTATAAATCTAAAAAAATTAATTTTAATAGCTAA